One window from the genome of SAR202 cluster bacterium encodes:
- a CDS encoding NUDIX hydrolase, which yields MDINQNKKIIASGGVIYRKNNGGEIIICHRTKTNLYALPKGKSENGENLENTALREVLEETGLQCKIIKSIGTIEYLVPQEGKYLPKEVTFFLMEIIGGNLENHDHEFDTVQWIEIQYAKSILTFESESDIVSRIIESESIT from the coding sequence ATGGATATCAATCAAAATAAAAAGATTATAGCATCAGGTGGTGTTATATATCGAAAAAACAATGGCGGAGAAATTATCATATGCCATAGGACTAAAACAAATCTTTACGCACTACCTAAAGGTAAAAGTGAAAATGGTGAAAATTTAGAAAATACTGCTTTAAGAGAAGTGTTAGAAGAAACTGGGTTACAATGCAAAATAATAAAATCAATTGGAACTATTGAATATTTGGTGCCACAAGAAGGAAAATACTTGCCTAAAGAAGTTACATTTTTCCTTATGGAAATTATTGGTGGTAATTTGGAAAATCACGATCATGAATTTGATACAGTACAATGGATAGAAATACAATATGCAAAATCTATTTTAACCTTTGAAAGTGAATCAGATATAGTGAGCAGGATTATAGAAAGCGAAAGTATAACATAA